In Leptolyngbya sp. O-77, the genomic window AAACGCCTCAAAAACGCTGTCCAAGAATTAGCCGTCTTGCATAGCAGCAAAGTTGTGCTTCAACGTAGGGACTGGACCTGCCTTCAGACTGAATCAACCTAGCAGCGGATCGCTTTCAGAATTGGTATCCTTGAGTGCTGAAAGAAGGGGAAATTGGGCGATCGCCCGCAGTTTCTGCCTGAATTCTTGACCTGCATTCTCGATTAACTCGATTGGGAATATATCGTTGACCCCGCCCGCCGTAGGAGGCTGAACTGGATGCGTTCCCAGAGCAGGGGTTGGGGTCAGCGCTGGATGAACTTAAGATAAGCATGGGATGAGCATGGAGTTCAGCATTCAGCGCAGCCAAGATTTCCCGTTTCAGACTAGGATAGTGGCAGAACAATCTAGAACAATCCCCCGCTTGTTTTAAGCGAAGCAACCGGTAGACGAAATCAAACCGACAAAGTCAAATAGACGAAATCAAGCAGACGAAATCCATCTGTTTGTTTCTTCTAGACCCCCTTGTCAAAATTGGGCAGCCAGTCGCTCGCAGCTTCCGTTTCACAATGCCCGTTTAGTCTGGCAACGGGCTGGCGACCATTCCCCGCTTACTCGCAACCCACAGCCCATGCGCGTTCAATTCAAGATTCTTCGGCAACATGAAAAATTGGCTCCCTACACGGCCACCTACGAGCTAGAGGTAGACCCCGGCAATACGATCCTGGACTGCCTGAACCGCATTAAGTGGGAGCAGGACGGGGGGCTTGCCTTCCGCAAAAACTGTCGAAATACGATCTGTGGCAGTTGCTCAATGCGGATTAATGGACGCTCGGCGCTGGCCTGTAAAGAAAGCGTCGGCAGCGAGATGGCGCGGCTGCAAGCGATTGCCGCAATGGGCGATCGCCCCGCTGAGCAAAATGGTCATAGCGGCAAGGCGATTTCTGTGGCGGCATCCGCAGAGGCAGGGGCAGATGCCGCATTACACGAAGTCCCCACTTTCTTCATCGCGCCGATGGGCAATATGCCGGTGATTAAGGATCTCGTCGTGGACATGCAGAGCTTTTGGGACGGGCTGGAGGCAGTCGATCCCTATGTCAGCACGGCGGGACGACAGGTGCCCGAACGCGAGTTTTTGCAAACCCCAGAGGAGCGCGATCGCCTGAATCAAACAGGAAACTGTATTCTCTGCGGCGCGTGCTATTCCGAATGCAATGCCCGTGAGGTCAACCCAGACTTTGTAGGGCCCCACGCCCTAGCCAAGGCCTATCGCATGGTGGCCGACTCTCGCGATGCCCAAACCGAAGCCCGGCTAGAGGACTACAACCAGCCCGAATCTGGCGTGTGGGCCTGCACCCGCTGCTATTACTGCAATTCCGTCTGCCCGATGGAGGTTGCGCCGCTGGATCAGATCAGCAAGATTAAGCAGGAAATTCTCGACCGCAAGGATGCTAGCACCAGCCGATCGGTGCGCCATCGCAAGGTGCTTGTGGAGTTGGTGAAACAGGGCGGCTGGATCGATGAACGGCGCTTTGGACTGGCGGTAGTCGGCAATTCGTTCCGCGATTTGCAAGGGCTGGTCAGCCTTGGCCCGCTGGGTCTGCGGATGCTGGTGCGGGGCAAATTGCCGCTGCGGTTCGAGCCGTCGGAGGGTACGGGCGAAGTGCGATCGCTCATCGAAGCAGTTCAGGCCGTCGAGTCTGCCTCTACACCCAGTCGCCCGCCTCAACTCTGAGCCTGCCACTCGTTCTATTCTTGAACCATTTCTCTTGTTTTGAATTCGCTATGACAACTGAAACCCCCAAGCCCAATCCACCCGCACTCGACCCAGTACCACAGCCAGAGCCAGCGTTTGGCTGGACGCGCTATGCCGAGCAAATCAACGGCCGCTTTGCCATGATTGGCTTTGTGGCGCTGCTGCTGCTGGAGCTATTTACCCGGCAAGACTTTTTTACGTGGATTGGGCTGCGCTGATCCCTAGGGCGAATCCTTAGCGAACCGTCAGCACGTAGCGTCCGCGCCCGTTGCGATCGTAAGCATTGGCAATGATGCGATAGGTGCCCGTGCGCGGCAGCGTTACCGTCAGCCGAGAGTTTGTGCTGGTTGGAGATTCGTCATCGTTTTGCCCGACGACTCGGCCGTTGGCATCTAGCAGGATCAGGTACGTGTCAAACTCAATGCTCTCCATCGTGATGGTCACGGTTTGTCCGGCTCGTCCATCCAGTGCATATTCCTGATACAGGCTATTGTCTTCTGCCCAAACCAGCGAGTTGGGGCCCAGGGAACCCTCAACCTGAAGCAGGACACGGGTATTGGGACTGGGGGGCGTGGTGGCGGTGCCTGAGCCAGCGCCGGTGATCGCACTGAGGCGATAGCGACCCGTTTCCCCGGCTTCAAAGGTGTTCGCCAGGATGGTGTATAGCCCCGTTTCCGGCAGGACAGCGGTTAACCGAGCGTTGCGATCGCCCGCGCTGTCATTATCTTGAGCTAGGTCGCTGCCATCAGGGCGCAGCAAAATCAAATACGGATTCACCTCGCGGCTCGTCATTTCAATCGTCACTTCCTGCCCCGCCTGTCCTTGAAACGTGTAGGCGTTGAAGAAGCTGCCGTCGGAAGACAACACACCGCTGCTCGATGACAAGACCCCCTGAACCGGAGCGCCATTCAGCGTAATCCGTCGGGCGTTTGGTCCGCCGCCCAGTTGGGGAGCCTGCTGCGCGGTGCGGGGGGCCCGACCTTCCCGCACGGCCACCAAAAACGGCTGCACCCGATCCATCGAGATTGCGAATCCGATGCCCGTATTGCCCGATGTGCCTCGTGGCGAAAAAATTGCCGAGTTGACTCCAATCATTTGCCCTTGGCTGTTGAGCAAGGGCCCACCAGAGTTGCCAGGATTAATCGCGGCATCCGTCTGAATTAGTCCCCGATTTGTATCCAAACGGCTGACGATGCCCGTTGTAAAGGTGCCCTGAAACTGCCCAAAAGGGGTGCCAATCGCAAAGGCCCGCTGCCCGACTTCTACAGAACCGGGGTTGGCTAGGGGAACCGTCGGCAGATTTTGCGCCCGCACGCGCACTGCCGCCAAATCCAGCCCGCCCTCTGCAAAGGCAATCACTTCTCCATCGAGCCGCCGCCCGTCTGCCAAAATCACGCGCACCTGCCGAGCATTGCTGACCACATGGGCATTCGTGAGAATCAACCCGTCTGGGCTAATGATGCTGCCGCTGCCCGTGCTAGTCTGCGTCTGGATGGAGACGACCGCAGGGCTAGCCTGTCGATAGACCCGGACGTTGACTTCTTCGATGTCTTGCGCCTGGGCTACCCCGCGAGCGCCCAATCTAGTGGGAGCGGGAACGATTACATCAGCCAGCAAGACGCTACCCAAGGTGCCGAAGGCGAGCAGACCGGAGGTGACTTGGCGCAACAAGAAATAGCTCATGGTGAGGAGAGGAAATGCAGTGCAAAAGCAGACAGTGTTTTAAGCCGTTTCAAGCAGTGGTGAAGACCATTCGGCGTGAAGACCGATGGCAGGAACCATCCCGGCTATCAGCGCGGTGCGTCAATGACGCTGCGTGAGGGGACAAATCTGAACAGGGGTCTGGCGACTCAAGATCTGGTGACTTAGAATTTGGCAACTCAGAATTTGGCGATCGCCCTTGCCAGGGTTCTACTGGCTATGGTTCCCATTTTGACAACAACCCGCGAACTCGTCATCTGGAAACGGCAAAAGCATACGAAGATGTCTGGGATTAGGGAAGCAGATTTGTCCCCGCGGACTGGGGGCGATCGCCCTTGCGAGGTGCTTCATTGTCTCATTCTTCATTGGCTCCAGACAGTTGTCCGGTTAACTCAACGGCTTCAGGAAACGTTACAGGCGCGTCGATTTGAGAGCGTGGAGATTGAGAGTTTGGAGGGGGCGGGGGCAGCGGGGCGATCGCCGGACTGGGCGCAGCCTCGTCAGACGCTTGCGGCGGGGCATTAGACGCTTGCGGCTCTGCGGCTGATGGGGCGAAATTTGGCAGGGCCGAGTCAACCGCTGGGGCATCTGTGGGTGGCGGCTCGAGGGGCAGCGGAAAAGCGGGCGATGCCTCACGCTCCGGGTTTGCTTTAGTAAGCTTCTCACCTGGCGATTTTTCACCTAGCGATTTTCCACTCGGCGATTTCTCATCCGGTGAGGCTGTATCCAGAGGAGTTGCAGATAAATCGAGGGGCTTGCCAGCGCGATCGCACAGCACAATGTCCCAATGGCCGCTGGCGTTGGATTCGTAGGCGATGCGCTGCCCATCGGCGCTGATGCTGGGGTTGCGGACGCTAGCATTGAGTCCATCTGTCAGATTGCGGCGATATTGAATCTGGCGATCGTAGAGATAAATATCTTGTCGCCCCTGGCGACTGGCCGCAAACACGATGAACCGTCCATTGGCCGAAACGCTGGGATGTTCTGCGGCCATGTCGATGGCGTTGAGGCCGGGCAAATCCACCAAGCGACGATGCGGCAGGTCGTAGAGATAGACATCCTGGCTGCCGTTTCGGTCGGAAACGAAGACGAGATAATCTCCCGATAGCTGCGGCTCTTGCTGGGCAAAGGGACTGTTGAGGGTCTGCCCGCTGGCATCGGACGGTAGGTTCAGCAGGTGGGGGTAGGTGCAGCCGCCCAGCAGCAACAGGAGGGCGATCGCCAGCACCCATCGGAGATATCTCACAACATCAACCCGGGCGTATCGAACATTGATCGCTGCAATGGGCCTTGCCCTGCTGCGTCTAGTTCCATTGTTCCAGTTCTAGCGCACATCGGAGCGAATTCAGCCAGGGGCAAGGAGTCAGCATAGCACGGTCAGCCGTCCAGCAAGTCTGGCTCGATGCCGGGGCCCCGATCTAACACCTGGATCATCCATTTGCCGTCGCGGCCTAGCTCAAAAGCGACGTAGCGCCCGTCGGGGCTGATGCTGGGGTTTCGCACCCAGCCGCGATAGCCAGAGGTTAGCACCTGAGCTTGCTTGGTGATGCGATCGTAGAGTTCGACCTCTGGGCGACCACTGCCGCTGGCAACGTAGACAATATAGCGGGCGGTGTTGCTGAGGCTGGGATGTTCGGCGACAGCATCCCATCGATTCAGCCGGGGCAAATCGACAAACTGCTGCCGCTTCAGGTCATAGAGCAAAATGCCGCGATTGCCCTTGCGGTTCGAGACAAATGCCACATACTGCCCATTGCCGCTGAGGGCGGGCTGTTCGTCGGTATAGCGGCTATTGAGCGGTACGGGTGGCTCAGAGCGCTCTGGCTGAATGGCGATCGCCCGACTGCAAGCGGTGTTCAGACCCAGCAGGAGTAGCGCTAGAACCGGAAGCACGGAGCGAACAGCAGCACGGAGGGCGATCGCCTGATGGAAGCGCCGCAATCGGGCCATCATTTGACAAAACTTCCAGCCCAGCGATCGCCTAAGGGGTGTGAACCCTGCCCAGTTAAAATACAGGGACTTCCAGAACTTGCGCCAGCCCCAATGCCAATCCCAGTGCCAGGTCCCAGTCCAGACCCTAATCAAAGTTAGAAGAGTTGTCCGCCTCGTCATCGGAATAATCCACCGGCTGATAATCGACATAATCAGCCGAGGGGCGTGCAGGCTCATCATCGTCCCAGCGAGCATTGACATCCTCTACTGAGCGAGGACGGCGGGGGCGGGAACCAGAGTCTCGACTGCTCGACCGGGAACTGCTGCGGCTCGAAGCATAGTCACTGCCGTAGTCACTGGCAGAATAGCCGGAAGCGTAGTCAGAAGAATAATCGCTGCTGTAATCGGTAGACGGCTCTTCCCAAGAGCGATCGCGCCCATAGGATGAAGCGCTATAGTCGTCATCCCAAGCGTCGCGCTCTGGGCGGACGGGTGGGCGAGTCTCTCCAGAACTGCGGCGACGACGGCTAGAAGAACCAGAGCGATCGGCACTGCCGCGAATGGCGGGGCGACGGCTGCTGCTGCCGTAATCTTCCGTTGGCTCAGTGCGATAGTCGCGGCTGGCTCGGATGCGTCGGCTAGCCGGACGCTCATCTACTGCGCCCAATTCGTCTAGCTCAGCGCGATAGACGCGGCTAACCGGACGTTCATCATCTACGATTTGCCCACCCCCGCCAAAGCGCTTGGCTTGCTCGGTCGTCGCCCCCCGCAGGCGCAGCGTTTCCAGCGCAAAGGCCGTCGCTGCACCAGCCATCAGATAAAAGCCAAAGGTCAGAATCGGGTCGAGTCGCCACCCCTGGAACATCAGGATCGTTCCACACAAGAGCGACACAGCGGACAGCGCGATGTCCTGATCGCGGGCAACCTGCGGGCGAAAGTTTCGCAAGAAGTAGAGCCCAGCGCCACCGACTGCCAGAGCAATTCCCAGAAAGGCAGCCGGATTGCCGCCAAACACCACCTGTGCCAGAACGGGTTGGGGCTGTATCCAGGCGGCACTGACCATTCCCATCGCAGCGTGTCCGAAATCCACCAACATCTATAGTTTCTCCCTTAATCTGCCCTAACCCTAGCGACTCTCATCCTAACGATTTGTCAAGGAAAGCACCACCGCATCGATAAGCAGCCGTGCCCAAAGTACCTGTCTAGCTTGTCTAGCCGGTTCAGAACACTGCATTTTTATGCTAGCCCTATTAAACAAGTTTGGGCGAGACTTGCTCGCCCAGACACCTATCTCCGCGTTGCGCCGACTCGGGAGCACACAACCGGCCCGCCAAAGTCAGATCGTCAGCAGCCTCAGAGGCAGCTTCGGAATTATCCTTACAGAAGCACTAGGAGCGCTGAATTTTATCCTTTTGGCTGATAAAGATGAGACCGACTGCTGTTGGCACAACCACAATCAGGAGGCCAGCTAGCAAGCTGTAGAAGAAGTTCATCAAAGAGGGAGTCATGGGTGTTTAACCTTAAAGTTTGGCGACTTTGTTATAAACAATTCTATCGGTCGGTTAACCGCTTGAGAAGCGTTTTGCGGGAAAGGATTTTTGGTGAGGCTGCTGACGGGAGAGCGATCGCCCTAAAATGACGGCACGACAGTCGGCTAACGGACACAGGCTCAGCGTAAAATGGGAGTCGAGAGGGTTGCTAAATGTAACAATCTTGTCTGACTTTTCTCAGAAATCTGGGTTCTGGGAGCCGGTCTTTCGGGAATTTGGGTTAGCCGTTTTAGCAAATATGGCGGGTTGAGCTATGACTTCGGTGGCGATCGCTTCTTTGGTATTAAGCCTTGGGCTGGGGCTGATGATTCTCCTCTGCATTTTTCGCATCGTCCTCACCTGGTATCCCCAGATCGACCTGACCCAAATGCCATTTAAGCTGGTGGCGCTGCCAACGGAACCCTTCCTTGCGCCCACCCGAAAAATCGTCAAACCCTTTGGAGGGGTTGATATTTCCCCCATCATCTGGGTTGGCATTTTTAGCCTGCTCCGCGAACTGCTCCTAGGGCAGCAGGGCTTATTAACCATGCTCACCTATTAAGACATCTATTAAGACAGACATCTATTAAGACATCCGTAAGATACCTACTAGGACTTACGCATTTGCAATCAAATTTTCTGGGTTTTGGACGAGTTCTCGTGGTCTGCGCCCGAAAGAACTCGTCCAACTGCGTAAGTCCTAACCTAATTAAGAATTTAGAGCGGGACTAATGTGACGAGAGGAATTGTGTGTCTTCTCCCTCACGTTCTTGTTGCTTACTACCCCTGCTGTCGCCCCCTACTCTATGCCTTCCAGCAAGGTCTGCACTCGCCCATCGGGATACAGCACCACCCGCAGCGTGGCGCGGCGACCTGTGGGCAGGGGTGACACCAACGTTTCGCCCATCAGCGGCATTCCAGAGCGATCGACGTAAATGCCTGCTGCTTCGCCCAGAGGAACAACTTGCTGCACCACGCCGTTTGCAGCGACAATCACGCGATATTCCAGCGCCCGGTTCAGGTTTTCGGGCGGCTGCCAGCGAGACTGAAAGTATTGCTGTGCTTCGCCAACCTGGGGAATGCTGCCCGTGGACAAACGGGACGGGGCAGAACGCATCGCTGCGTCGGGTCGGGACGAGTCGGCAGCAAAGGAGCCGCTGGCGGCTTCAGCGTTTTCTTCTGGCAGGCCCATCACAGTTGGGTCAGGCAAATCCCCGGTTCGCGCTATTGCGGCGGGATCTTCGGGAAGCAGCACTGGAGCAGGAGCCGCCGCCGGACGCTGGACAGGTGGCTGGGGAATGACCTGGGGCGGCGCGGCTGGGACTGCTGGCGGGCGGACTGGGGCTGCCTGGGGTGCGGGCTGCGGGAGGGTGGCTTGTCCGGGAGCGGCTCCAGTAGGCGGAGTGGGCAGCGGCAGGGTGGCTCCTGGCGGAATGGTGGGGATCGGCGGCGGGCTGGGCAGCGCGGCGGGGCTGGGAACCTGGGCGGTTGCTTCAGGAAGCGTTGTGGTGCTGTAGGCTTCTGGCGCAGGCTGGTTTGCGCTCAGTTCCGATGGCTCTGCGTTTTCTGTGGCAACCGTTGCGCTGGGCGGTGCGTTCACGTCCATCACAAACTTGGCAATGCTGCCCGTCACCCCGACAGCCAGCACGGCTACCGCGGCCACCCGCAGCCATTCGGGCGATCGCCTCGTTCCCCCAACATGGGGCAAATCTACCGCTAGCGACTCGGCTGTGTAGGCATCTAGCGCCTCTGCCAGATCCACCAACTGCGTTGTGCTAAGGCGAACCGTGTCTACCGCTGCGCTCGCCGCCAGCGTCCCTAGATGCAGTTCATGGGCCAGCAGACCTAGCGGCTTCAGTTGGATGCCTTCTGCGCCAACCCGCAGGTCTACCCCGTCGCGATTGACGATTTCAAGGCCCTGAGCTGGGGTCTTGTCCTCCGGCAGACCTTGGGCGACCACTGCGACCAAGGGCGATCGCTCTGGGGCCAGCCGCAGCAGTGCCTCATCCGCCAACCCTGCATCGGAACCAAGCAGACGCGCCACATACTCGCTGACGGTTGCGTGCAGCGCTTCTAGCTGACGGCGATCGCCCTGTACCTCCAACTGCTGCTCTGTCGGGCGACGCGGATCGTCAAACCGCAGATTGAACCGCACGTTTTTCATGACCGTCTGATCAGTCCAGCGCGACAGCGCCGACCCAGTGGCCCGCACCTCTAGCGTGCAGGTTGGGGGGGTGTATCGTCGGAGAACGGCAGGTGGCATGTTAGGCGTTGGCAGTGAGGGATCAAGGGTTCGGAGGAAAATCAGGGACGGCTCTGCGGTTCACTTAGCTCGGTCAATCAGCGCCAGCCACAGCCGCCGGGGGCCATGCGGGGTGCTATAAAACAGCAGGTCGATCAGCAGCTTGAGGGCGAGGTAGGTGAGATGGTCAGGAGTCACTGCATCGTCGTCCATCCGCTCCTGATAGGTGTTGTGGAAGGTGTCGAGGTAGTCGCCCAAGAGCGCGGTTTGGTGCGGTTCGCGGCCCTGCTCGGTGAGTTGCTCTAGCAGCGTGACAGCCCGACGGATGAGTTCCTGGTGCTGCTGGGCCAGGTGGCAGATGATCAGCACGAGCGATCGCGCTTCGTCCACGTCCATGCGTTTGCGCCCTTGCCCCTTCCGCAGCGGGCTGGATTGTCGCAGCCGCCACAGCGCTACCCGATCGGCAACGACTTCCGTCAAACCTAGCGTTTCTGCTGCCTGGAGCATCGCGTCGGAGCCAATGCCCGCCAGTGCCTCTAGCGCCAGCAGCACCAAGTCAAGCTGAGCCTTGATGCTGTCTAGCTGGGCGGGGTCGGGCTGGTTGGCTAGGGGCAGCGCGTCCTGCACAGAGGCGCGGGGCTTGGTGGTCGGCGGCATAAGTCTAGACTAAGGCAGGCGTAACGCGAAGGAGACTCGGTTACAGGTCTTGAAACCAGACGCGCAGAATCAGCGGTCGAGTTCCCTCCAATCGTACCGCGTTGGCTGGAGGATCAGGCTGCAACTATGCCGATCGCCAAGTGCCGTGGAAGCCGATGGGGATGACGCTGGGCAGCCCCAGCCGGCAGATGGGGCCTGCTTCTAGGCGATCGCCCGCGTAGATCCAGACCTCGCTCTGGTGGCGATTGCCATCGTAGACCACCGTCAGCAGCCAGCCCTGAGCAGGATGCTCTGGATCGGGCGCAAAAATTGGCTCCACGACGTAGCGGCGGGGCCCGGCGGCGGCGACAGTGAGCGTGTCGGTGGTGTGGTCATAGCGGGCGATCGCCCCAAACAGCTCTCCTTGCTCCTCCGCTTTCGGTAGGTGAACCGTGAGGTAGGTGTGCTTCCAGGGCTGCCCCACGTCTCTCGGTGCAACAGTGGGAAACTCGCAGCCCCGCTCCACCACAGCGCTCATGCCCAGCACCCTGGCAGACTGCGGATCGAGGCGCAGTTCCCACAGTGTGCCCGTGGTGCGGGTGGTGGTGTGGCCTGTAGCGACTTCCTTGAGGAACTGATTCGTCGAAAAATCGGGATAGCGAACCAGATTCAGCAGGATGTCTCCCTCTGCCGTTTCTGCGCCGTTGCCTAAGTGCCACTGAAACCAGGGTTCTGCCTCGCCCCGGCTAACCAGGGACAGGCTTTCCCGATCAAAGATCCAGATTTGCGTACCCATCTCCGGCTTCCAGGCGAAGGCATCGCTGGCGCTTTGTAGATTCAGCAACAGCGGCAGCGCCTTAATCCGCACCGGATTCACCAAAAACACGAGGTATCGTCCCGCCAGCACAAAGTCATGCACCAGCGGAATACCCTCCAGCGGAATTGCCGCCCGCCGCTTCACTGTGCCATCTGCTGCACAGTGATAGAGATTTAGCACGGCGCTGTGCCCAAAGGACAAGCCAAAGTTAAAAATTTCTCCCGTGCGGCCGTCGCGCTTGGGATGGGCCGAAAAAGGCAGCCCGTCCAGTCCAGCGACGTTCTCCGCGCCGAGGGTTTCCAGGGTTTCCAGGTCGAGCGCGTGGGGCAGTCCGGCTTCCCACAGCGCCAAAAGGCGATCGCCCAGTGCCAGGACGGCGGTATTCGCCACGTTTTTAGGCGATTTGCCAAATCTTGCCCACAGCGGCCCTGGCGGGGTCATGCCGTAATTTCCAAACAGCAGCCGTCTCGCCGCTTCCTCTGCCCGATAGCCCGCCGTTTGCACATAGCGATAGGTGGCCGTAGCCGCGCCCTTGGCAAACCGCACCGCCAGAATCGCCCCGTCACCGTCGAACCAGTGTCCCATGCGCTGCCCGCCGCGCTCCAACCGCCCTGGCCCGTTGCGATAGAGCGTGCCTTGCAGTCCAAAAGGAACCTGCCCTTCTAGAACAGGCAGGGGGGTGGGCGAAAATTCTTGGGCCGTGTGCAGAACCGCTGCGGCCCAGGCAGGTGAGGATGTTGGGGAGTGGAGACTGGCAGAAACGGAACGCATAATCGCTGAAGGCTGCTAGCGATAGCGTAGCGTACTCGTGGGATACGGGGCGATTGGCAGGCTGTCTAACGGGCGATCGCTCGCTATTGCTCTTGATGATGCTCTCCCTCGATCATCCTCTACGGAGATTCCCCTTTAGTATTTGTTTTAGTATTCAACCCAGGGTTCCTCCACTAAGTCCGCTGAATCCGCAGGCGCGTCATCTGGATCATCCCCAATCGCGGCTGGCTCTGCCTCTGAGGCGGGTTCGCTCAGGTTGGCATCCGCCGCAGGAACAGGCGCTTCAACTGGGGCGATCGCCCCTTCAGCAGCAGGTGCCGGAGTCATGGGCGGAGCCACGTTTGGCTGAACAGCGGGGTTGGAAATTGCCTTCGCAGGTTCGGGAGCTTTGTGGGTTGGAGACGCCTCGGCTCCGCTGGGCAAGATTCTGGGCGAGAGGGGTTCCTCGGTGGAATAGTCGATAAAGCTGTCGCCGGGCGCATGACCCGGATCGGCGGGCGTGTCGGTAAAGGACTTGGCGGGTGCGTCAGAGGGCGAAGCGGCAGGATCTGCCGGGAGGGGAGCCTGACGATCCAGAATAATCGGTGTCTTGAGCGGCTGGTCAAACAGGGCCGAGGCTTGCTCCAGGTAGCGCAGAATGTCTTGGCCTTTATCGGCGGGGGCGATCGCCGCCTTATTCTGCTTCACCTGCACGGGCAAAAACTCCAGCCGCATCTGTTCTTCGCGCAGCGACACCTTCAGCATGGCGGTGTCATAGTCGGCTGGCTCGGTGCTGGTAGATTTGTCGGGATTTTCTGGTTGAAAGATAAAGTCGCCCAGAGAATAGGCGATCGCCCGTCCCTTGTAGATCTCTGCCCCTTGCAGCACGGTGGGATGATAGCCCACAACGAGATCGGCACCGTGGTCAATCGCAAAGCGGCAGAGCCGCATCTGGCGATCGCTCGGAAAGCTGGCCAACGCCTCGCCCCAGCGATAGTTCACCACTACCCAATCGACCTGGCTGCGAATCGCGTCGATATCCTCAGCGATTTGCTCCTCTAGCGCCGGATTGGTGCCCGCCCGCCAGAAACTTGCCGCCTGCAAGTCTGAATCGCTATACCCCAGGTAGGCAATGCGCTTGCCCCGCACCTCCACAATTTCGGGCTGGCGGGCTTCGCGGCGGTTGCGCCCCGCCCCGACCGGACGTAGCCCCTGCTGCTCTAGGGTTTGAATCGCCTGCCTGATCTGAGCAGCAGGCGTATCTGCCGACCCAGTTCCTGCGACGTGATTTCCTGCTGCCACACTTACCATCGTCAGCCCTGCATTGGGCAAGGGCGACGGTTCTGCCGCGATATCTTCCAATACGGGCGGGTCGAGCCGCGTCAGCAGCACATCGGGATAGGGATAGGGCGTAGGAGCCGCGTCTGGCACGGGGCCATGCAGAGAGGGCACGCGGAAAGGCGACTCGCTGCTAAAGGCCAGCGTTACGGTGGTGGGGTCGGGCACGGTAGAGAGGTCAGACGCGGGCCGCAGCACCGGAATCCGACCCGTTGGCGTGGTTACCGTAGGCGTTCCCGTCAGCAGGGCCACCGGATCGAGTCGTCGCATTAGCTCAACACCGCAGCCCACCAAAAACACTGCTGCCGCTGTGGTTGCCATGCGGCCAACCTGAGACGGACTGACCCGCTCTGCCGTGTCCAACAGCCGATCGACTGTGATATTAAACGCCTGCACCGTGGCATCCATTGCCGCATCGAAGGTTTGCACGGTGGACATGCCCCACGCCTGCCAATCAGGCAGGGTCAGCGTCACGGTCGGCCAGTCCATGCGGGGCAGTTCTACGGAAATGGGCGGAAGGTGAACGGTTGGAAGGTGAACGGTTGGAAGATGAACGGTTGGAAGATGAACGGTTGGAAGATGAACAGCGGGCAACGCCACCCGTGGCAGCGTTACTGCGACGGGACGGAGCGGCCGACGCTGAGCAGTCTTGCGGTGGCGTGGGCGGACTGCACGACTGGAATGAACCACCAGCGCGTTTGGGGGAGTGGTTGCCGGACGACGCGGGCGAATGGGCCGTGCCACCAGACGTTCTG contains:
- a CDS encoding DUF4335 domain-containing protein; the encoded protein is MPPAVLRRYTPPTCTLEVRATGSALSRWTDQTVMKNVRFNLRFDDPRRPTEQQLEVQGDRRQLEALHATVSEYVARLLGSDAGLADEALLRLAPERSPLVAVVAQGLPEDKTPAQGLEIVNRDGVDLRVGAEGIQLKPLGLLAHELHLGTLAASAAVDTVRLSTTQLVDLAEALDAYTAESLAVDLPHVGGTRRSPEWLRVAAVAVLAVGVTGSIAKFVMDVNAPPSATVATENAEPSELSANQPAPEAYSTTTLPEATAQVPSPAALPSPPPIPTIPPGATLPLPTPPTGAAPGQATLPQPAPQAAPVRPPAVPAAPPQVIPQPPVQRPAAAPAPVLLPEDPAAIARTGDLPDPTVMGLPEENAEAASGSFAADSSRPDAAMRSAPSRLSTGSIPQVGEAQQYFQSRWQPPENLNRALEYRVIVAANGVVQQVVPLGEAAGIYVDRSGMPLMGETLVSPLPTGRRATLRVVLYPDGRVQTLLEGIE
- a CDS encoding CapA family protein is translated as MAMDLDTFSQPSVLQLARAGDFRAIAYWLNTYLVPQNIYARVALDRPGWLLVMVEFFREPERDRLNRFICSRLVRLNSHLIEGVRVLGRVMGSADIRWDQSFRLSAAPAPNPVPPLVSTPRRRTQRQPMGRSPRRTASLRGRTVAPVQPAPEQVAERLVARPIRPRRPATTPPNALVVHSSRAVRPRHRKTAQRRPLRPVAVTLPRVALPAVHLPTVHLPTVHLPTVHLPTVHLPPISVELPRMDWPTVTLTLPDWQAWGMSTVQTFDAAMDATVQAFNITVDRLLDTAERVSPSQVGRMATTAAAVFLVGCGVELMRRLDPVALLTGTPTVTTPTGRIPVLRPASDLSTVPDPTTVTLAFSSESPFRVPSLHGPVPDAAPTPYPYPDVLLTRLDPPVLEDIAAEPSPLPNAGLTMVSVAAGNHVAGTGSADTPAAQIRQAIQTLEQQGLRPVGAGRNRREARQPEIVEVRGKRIAYLGYSDSDLQAASFWRAGTNPALEEQIAEDIDAIRSQVDWVVVNYRWGEALASFPSDRQMRLCRFAIDHGADLVVGYHPTVLQGAEIYKGRAIAYSLGDFIFQPENPDKSTSTEPADYDTAMLKVSLREEQMRLEFLPVQVKQNKAAIAPADKGQDILRYLEQASALFDQPLKTPIILDRQAPLPADPAASPSDAPAKSFTDTPADPGHAPGDSFIDYSTEEPLSPRILPSGAEASPTHKAPEPAKAISNPAVQPNVAPPMTPAPAAEGAIAPVEAPVPAADANLSEPASEAEPAAIGDDPDDAPADSADLVEEPWVEY
- a CDS encoding carotenoid oxygenase family protein, whose translation is MRSVSASLHSPTSSPAWAAAVLHTAQEFSPTPLPVLEGQVPFGLQGTLYRNGPGRLERGGQRMGHWFDGDGAILAVRFAKGAATATYRYVQTAGYRAEEAARRLLFGNYGMTPPGPLWARFGKSPKNVANTAVLALGDRLLALWEAGLPHALDLETLETLGAENVAGLDGLPFSAHPKRDGRTGEIFNFGLSFGHSAVLNLYHCAADGTVKRRAAIPLEGIPLVHDFVLAGRYLVFLVNPVRIKALPLLLNLQSASDAFAWKPEMGTQIWIFDRESLSLVSRGEAEPWFQWHLGNGAETAEGDILLNLVRYPDFSTNQFLKEVATGHTTTRTTGTLWELRLDPQSARVLGMSAVVERGCEFPTVAPRDVGQPWKHTYLTVHLPKAEEQGELFGAIARYDHTTDTLTVAAAGPRRYVVEPIFAPDPEHPAQGWLLTVVYDGNRHQSEVWIYAGDRLEAGPICRLGLPSVIPIGFHGTWRSA
- a CDS encoding DUF3038 domain-containing protein, with protein sequence MPPTTKPRASVQDALPLANQPDPAQLDSIKAQLDLVLLALEALAGIGSDAMLQAAETLGLTEVVADRVALWRLRQSSPLRKGQGRKRMDVDEARSLVLIICHLAQQHQELIRRAVTLLEQLTEQGREPHQTALLGDYLDTFHNTYQERMDDDAVTPDHLTYLALKLLIDLLFYSTPHGPRRLWLALIDRAK